One Candidatus Paceibacterota bacterium genomic window carries:
- a CDS encoding ribbon-helix-helix domain-containing protein, whose amino-acid sequence MRTTLNISMPPLQKKNVDRMIKDYNYSSTSEFFRDAVRALEEDKLIKDIMESEREFAAGKGKKLRSLKDLM is encoded by the coding sequence ATGAGAACAACATTAAACATTTCAATGCCACCACTTCAAAAAAAGAATGTGGATCGCATGATAAAAGATTATAATTATTCTTCTACTAGTGAGTTTTTTCGTGATGCTGTTAGAGCTCTTGAGGAAGACAAGCTTATTAAGGATATTATGGAAAGTGAGCGAGAGTTTGCTGCTGGTAAGGGTAAAAAACTTCGTTCATTAAAAGATTTGATGTAA
- a CDS encoding type II toxin-antitoxin system mRNA interferase toxin, RelE/StbE family, with protein sequence MEIEYSPKFIKQFKKLPKEIKESALKCEKLFRENPFNPKLKTHKLHGTMQEYWAFSISYNYRIGFTFFDTNSVHFHAIGSHDIYK encoded by the coding sequence ATGGAAATCGAGTATTCTCCAAAATTTATAAAGCAATTTAAAAAGCTACCTAAAGAGATAAAAGAATCTGCTCTAAAATGTGAGAAATTATTTCGAGAAAATCCATTTAATCCTAAATTAAAAACACATAAATTGCATGGAACTATGCAGGAGTACTGGGCATTTTCTATTTCTTATAACTATCGTATAGGTTTTACTTTTTTTGATACTAATTCTGTACATTTTCATGCAATTGGTAGTCATGATATTTATAAATAA
- the recG gene encoding ATP-dependent DNA helicase RecG translates to MELHNKLEEKFRLDVNQKRALRKLNIFSVADLLGYFPVRYSDMSEVKNIADLVAGDMATVYGKVSKLKTKKAFRSHIPMAEGEIEDLSGKIKITWFNQAYLAKMMKEGENVKLTGKVSQGKNSIYLANPEFEKLPNMPIDMHDTLFTKNKTSNSGFSYPIYAETRGITSKWFYHAIEKIFKDKTLDNIQDYIPDNILKKYHLPTLKTALVWIHKPKNKKDAESARKRFAFEEVFCIQLERQHDKFEYRKNKSFQIKVGPLALNVDKFLSRFPFELTVSQKKAIETILNDMGKTFPMSRLLEGDVGSGKTAVAATAAYVVQNQRPFDNTSGKSQTFGNLQTAYMAPTEILATQHFESFIEYFKHLPINIGLITGSGCRKFPSKLNPSGWTTISRAQLLKWVANGEIPILIGTHALIQKTVKFKNLAFVVIDEQHRFGTAQRRKLVHKDNIAPHLLSMTATPIPRTLALTIYGDLDLSLLEEMPLGRKQIITEIITPNKRNETYEKIRQELKAGRQLYVICPRINEPDPEKELALNVKSAEAEAKRLKKGVFQEYEIGVLHSKMSKEKKEKVMQEFTEGKINILCATSVVEVGVNVPNATVIIIEGAERFGLAQLHQLRGRVIRSSHQAYCYIFAEAKSEKTIARLKALKTAKNGFELAELDLTIRGAGELGGTKQWGITDLGMEAIKNIKMVEAARTEAIALIEKDPELLKYPLLKQKVHQKTSEFHFE, encoded by the coding sequence ATGGAGCTTCATAACAAACTGGAAGAAAAATTCCGCCTAGATGTAAATCAAAAAAGAGCTTTGCGTAAATTAAATATTTTTTCAGTGGCAGATTTGCTTGGATACTTCCCTGTCAGATATAGCGATATGAGTGAAGTAAAAAATATTGCAGATCTTGTTGCTGGCGATATGGCTACGGTCTACGGCAAAGTATCAAAACTGAAAACAAAAAAAGCTTTTCGATCTCATATTCCTATGGCTGAGGGTGAAATAGAAGACCTGTCTGGAAAAATAAAAATAACTTGGTTCAACCAAGCTTATTTAGCCAAAATGATGAAAGAAGGAGAAAATGTGAAACTTACAGGGAAAGTTAGCCAAGGGAAAAATAGTATTTATTTGGCGAATCCAGAATTTGAAAAATTACCCAATATGCCGATAGATATGCACGATACTCTATTCACAAAAAACAAAACCTCCAATTCTGGTTTTTCTTACCCTATTTACGCTGAAACTCGAGGCATTACTTCTAAATGGTTTTATCACGCAATAGAAAAAATATTTAAAGATAAAACATTAGATAACATCCAAGATTATATCCCAGACAATATTCTTAAAAAATATCACTTACCGACTTTAAAAACTGCGCTTGTTTGGATACATAAACCAAAAAATAAAAAGGATGCGGAGTCTGCGCGCAAAAGATTCGCTTTTGAGGAAGTTTTCTGTATCCAGCTGGAACGCCAACACGATAAATTTGAATATAGAAAAAATAAATCTTTCCAAATAAAAGTGGGACCTCTTGCTTTAAACGTAGATAAATTTTTATCTCGTTTCCCTTTTGAACTAACTGTCTCACAAAAAAAAGCTATAGAAACAATACTGAATGACATGGGAAAAACTTTTCCAATGTCTCGCTTGCTTGAAGGCGACGTAGGGAGCGGCAAAACTGCCGTCGCTGCCACCGCGGCTTATGTAGTTCAAAATCAAAGACCCTTCGATAACACTTCTGGCAAATCTCAAACTTTTGGTAATCTACAAACAGCCTATATGGCACCGACAGAAATATTGGCCACCCAGCATTTCGAATCTTTTATAGAATATTTTAAACATCTACCAATAAACATCGGACTCATCACTGGATCAGGTTGTCGTAAATTTCCTTCTAAATTAAATCCTAGCGGTTGGACCACTATCTCTCGCGCCCAACTATTAAAATGGGTAGCAAATGGAGAAATCCCAATTTTAATCGGCACCCATGCGCTTATTCAAAAAACTGTAAAATTTAAAAATTTGGCTTTTGTGGTAATTGATGAACAACACCGTTTCGGCACAGCCCAACGAAGGAAACTTGTCCACAAAGATAACATTGCACCACACCTGCTCTCAATGACTGCCACCCCCATACCCCGCACACTTGCGCTCACAATATATGGTGACTTGGATTTATCTCTTCTTGAGGAAATGCCTCTGGGCAGAAAACAAATAATTACTGAAATAATCACCCCGAATAAACGCAATGAAACTTATGAAAAAATTCGCCAAGAATTAAAAGCTGGCAGACAGCTGTATGTTATTTGCCCGAGAATCAACGAACCAGATCCAGAAAAAGAATTAGCTCTCAATGTAAAATCAGCAGAAGCCGAGGCTAAAAGATTAAAAAAAGGGGTTTTTCAAGAATATGAAATAGGAGTTTTGCACAGTAAAATGAGCAAAGAAAAAAAAGAAAAAGTGATGCAAGAATTTACCGAAGGGAAAATAAATATATTGTGTGCTACCTCTGTGGTAGAAGTGGGGGTTAATGTTCCAAACGCGACAGTAATAATAATCGAAGGGGCTGAACGTTTCGGCCTAGCCCAACTTCACCAACTTCGCGGACGCGTCATCCGAAGTTCCCATCAAGCTTATTGTTATATTTTCGCTGAAGCGAAAAGCGAAAAAACAATTGCTCGCTTAAAAGCTTTAAAAACCGCCAAAAATGGTTTTGAATTGGCTGAATTAGACCTAACTATCCGCGGTGCAGGAGAACTCGGAGGTACGAAACAATGGGGTATCACCGATCTCGGCATGGAAGCCATAAAGAATATAAAAATGGTAGAAGCCGCCCGCACAGAAGCCATAGCTCTAATAGAAAAAGATCCAGAACTCTTGAAATACCCCCTCCTAAAACAAAAAGTGCACCAAAAAACCAGCGAATTTCATTTCGAGTGA